A genomic region of Raphanus sativus cultivar WK10039 chromosome 6, ASM80110v3, whole genome shotgun sequence contains the following coding sequences:
- the LOC108809007 gene encoding FCS-Like Zinc finger 3 — protein sequence MASYYAGFSSYEEPHFLESCSLCRKHLPRNSDIFMYRGDKAFCSNECREEQIESDEAKEKSWKLSSRSLRKKSSEASKDCKTVRTGTLVVA from the exons ATGGCTTCATACTACGCTGGGTTTTCAAGTTATGAAGAGCCACACTTTTTGGAATCTTGCTCTCTTTGCCGTAAACACCTTCCTCGTAACTCAGACATCTTCATGTACAG aggAGACAAGGCGTTTTGTAGCAATGAGTGTAGAGAAGAACAGATCGAGTCTGATGAAGCCAAGGAGAAAAGCTGGAAACTTTCTTCAAGATCTCTCCGTAAAAAATCTTCCGAAGCATCAAAAGATTGCAAAACCGTTCGGACAGGAACCCTCGTGGTGGCttag